The Kitasatospora paranensis genome has a window encoding:
- a CDS encoding acyl-CoA dehydrogenase family protein — protein MSTHSETRPVTFLTEDRLAIQTMVREFVAKDVLPVANELDPVQGEIPMELRDKMAELGFFGILIPEEFGGLGLGVSEYAIVVEELARGWMSVASLIARGQQFAHGFSAGQREQYLPRMARGEFLSAFALSEAEAGSDVANISCRAEREADGGWRITGQKMWCTFADGSDYLQVFARTEPVDPAHRSHGITCFLMPKERGTLPAGVTGNPVRKIGYHGWKTWELAFDEARVEPGMVVGEEGRGFRVAMGDLVIARIHTAARAIGLARGALEDSISYAATRVQFGRPIADKQAIRFKIADMATRIEASRALLHRVCADHDAGAPRDQLNLQASMVKLHATEMAEHVTSEGIQIHGGAGYTTDFAAERYWRDARLTKIFEGTSEIQMKIISDTLLGR, from the coding sequence TTGAGCACGCATTCCGAGACACGTCCGGTGACGTTCCTCACCGAGGACCGACTGGCGATCCAGACGATGGTGCGGGAGTTCGTCGCCAAGGACGTGCTGCCGGTCGCCAACGAGCTGGACCCGGTGCAGGGCGAGATCCCGATGGAACTCCGCGACAAGATGGCCGAGTTGGGCTTCTTCGGCATCCTGATCCCGGAGGAGTTCGGCGGCCTCGGCCTGGGTGTCTCCGAGTACGCGATCGTCGTCGAGGAGCTGGCGCGCGGCTGGATGAGCGTGGCCTCGCTGATCGCCCGCGGACAGCAGTTCGCCCACGGGTTCAGCGCCGGGCAGCGCGAGCAGTACCTGCCGAGGATGGCCCGCGGCGAGTTCCTCTCCGCCTTCGCCCTCTCCGAGGCGGAGGCCGGTTCGGACGTGGCCAACATCAGCTGCCGCGCCGAGCGGGAGGCCGACGGCGGCTGGCGGATCACCGGCCAGAAGATGTGGTGCACCTTCGCCGACGGCTCCGACTACCTCCAGGTCTTCGCCCGCACCGAGCCGGTCGATCCCGCCCACCGCTCGCACGGGATCACCTGCTTCCTGATGCCCAAGGAGCGAGGCACGCTGCCGGCGGGCGTCACCGGCAACCCGGTCCGCAAGATCGGCTACCACGGGTGGAAAACCTGGGAGCTGGCCTTCGACGAGGCCAGGGTCGAGCCCGGCATGGTCGTCGGTGAGGAGGGGCGGGGTTTCCGGGTCGCCATGGGCGACCTGGTGATCGCCCGGATCCATACCGCGGCCCGGGCGATCGGTCTGGCCCGCGGTGCGCTGGAGGATTCGATCTCCTACGCCGCGACGCGGGTGCAGTTCGGCCGGCCGATCGCCGACAAGCAGGCCATCCGGTTCAAGATCGCCGACATGGCCACCCGGATCGAGGCCTCCCGCGCCCTGCTGCACCGCGTATGCGCCGACCACGACGCCGGCGCCCCGCGCGACCAGCTCAACCTCCAGGCCTCCATGGTCAAGCTGCACGCGACCGAGATGGCCGAGCACGTCACCTCCGAGGGCATCCAGATCCACGGCGGCGCCGGCTACACCACCGACTTCGCCGCGGAGCGGTACTGGCGCGACGCCCGGCTCACCAAGATCTTCGAAGGCACGTCCGAGATCCAGATGAAGATCATCTCTGACACCCTGCTCGGACGGTAG
- a CDS encoding SDR family oxidoreductase, which produces MGSLEGRVAVVTGAGNGLGREHALLLAAEGAKVVVNDPGIAGGADAADASVAQQVVDEIRAAGGEAVAHTGYANDWADAKSMVDLAVETFGDLHILVNNAGILRDNTICRMSESDWDSVISVHMKGHFAPLHHAANHWREQTKAGRPVKASVINTASGSGLRGNPGQANYAAAKAAIATLSLVAARELERYGVRVNSLAPVARTRLTLATPGLGEKIAATGEGFDTWDPANISPVVAWLATEGCQVNGQMLMVRGGRIDVYDGWTERETHERDSRWTVKELETALGHLPSGPPALNPSVK; this is translated from the coding sequence ATGGGAAGCCTCGAAGGCCGGGTGGCCGTCGTCACCGGCGCCGGCAACGGCCTCGGCCGCGAGCACGCGCTGCTGCTCGCCGCCGAGGGCGCCAAGGTCGTCGTCAACGACCCGGGCATCGCGGGCGGCGCCGATGCCGCCGACGCGAGCGTCGCCCAGCAGGTCGTCGACGAGATCCGCGCCGCGGGCGGCGAGGCCGTGGCCCACACCGGCTACGCGAACGACTGGGCCGACGCCAAGTCGATGGTCGACCTGGCCGTGGAGACCTTCGGCGACCTGCACATCCTGGTCAACAACGCCGGCATCCTCCGCGACAACACCATCTGCCGGATGAGCGAGAGCGACTGGGACTCCGTCATCTCCGTGCACATGAAGGGCCACTTCGCGCCCCTGCACCACGCCGCCAACCACTGGCGCGAGCAGACCAAGGCCGGCCGGCCGGTGAAGGCCTCGGTGATCAACACCGCGTCCGGCTCCGGCCTGCGCGGCAACCCGGGCCAGGCCAACTACGCCGCGGCCAAGGCCGCCATCGCGACGCTCTCCCTGGTTGCCGCCCGCGAACTCGAGCGGTACGGCGTCCGCGTCAACTCCCTCGCCCCCGTCGCCCGCACCCGGCTCACCCTGGCGACCCCCGGCCTCGGCGAGAAGATCGCCGCGACCGGCGAGGGTTTCGACACCTGGGACCCGGCGAACATCTCGCCCGTCGTGGCCTGGCTCGCCACCGAGGGCTGCCAGGTCAACGGCCAGATGCTGATGGTCCGCGGCGGCCGGATCGACGTCTACGACGGCTGGACCGAGCGCGAGACCCACGAGCGCGACAGCCGCTGGACGGTCAAGGAACTGGAGACCGCCCTCGGCCACCTGCCCTCCGGCCCGCCCGCCCTCAACCCCTCCGTCAAGTAA
- a CDS encoding MaoC/PaaZ C-terminal domain-containing protein, which produces MGGPEDRPGLHLPGRTVTETDIVNFAGLSGDYNEVHVNAAYAESTAFGERIAHGILGLSIASGLFTRTELVLRIQSNLVALLGLEWKFTGPVLIGDTIRLEAEITDCRPTKDGKRGIIEVTRRVVNQRGEVVQIGKTPLMLLRRTEG; this is translated from the coding sequence CTGGGAGGACCTGAAGACCGGCCAGGTCTTCACCTCCCCGGCCGCACCGTCACCGAGACGGACATCGTCAACTTCGCCGGCCTCTCCGGCGACTACAACGAGGTCCACGTCAACGCCGCCTACGCCGAGAGCACCGCCTTCGGCGAGCGCATCGCCCACGGCATCCTCGGCCTCTCGATCGCCTCCGGCCTGTTCACCCGCACCGAACTGGTGCTGCGCATCCAGAGCAACCTGGTCGCCCTGCTCGGACTCGAGTGGAAGTTCACCGGCCCGGTCCTCATCGGCGACACCATCCGCCTGGAGGCGGAGATCACCGACTGCCGCCCGACCAAGGACGGCAAGCGGGGCATCATCGAGGTCACCCGCCGCGTGGTCAACCAGCGCGGTGAGGTCGTCCAGATCGGCAAGACCCCGCTGATGCTGCTGCGGAGGACCGAGGGCTGA
- a CDS encoding acyl-CoA dehydrogenase family protein, translated as MASHGLLRFTEDQELLRSSVRSYLEREIAPQIAECEREHRFPFDQLPELVQLGYVSGIVPEEHGGGGASFTDQAVLMEEAGRCWASLRVIMNTMTIVSLWLTQYGTKEQKENYLARIMAGQAKVFLALTSPDHGSDLASMTARAEKVPGGYKLYGTKTFITSGSIADFGIVFAKTDTSKGREGISAFIVERGVTPYTAHDMEKMFIRSTTTSELSFDGAFVPDSARVGEEGQAMRIATHGLNIGRLDVACGSAGLAGAAFERSLQYAKDRHQFGRPIGSFQLVQEMLVTMACLTETARLHSYQAAAVLDAGQSGEMACSMAKMISTENAFRVADLALQVHGGSGYMEELPIERYFRDARGFTIPEGTSQIQQLIIGRELTGINAMR; from the coding sequence ATGGCCTCCCACGGACTGCTCAGGTTCACCGAGGACCAGGAACTGCTGCGCAGCAGCGTCCGCTCCTACCTCGAGCGCGAGATCGCCCCGCAGATCGCCGAGTGCGAGCGGGAGCACCGATTCCCCTTCGATCAGCTGCCCGAGCTGGTGCAGCTCGGCTACGTCTCCGGCATCGTGCCCGAGGAGCACGGCGGCGGCGGGGCCTCCTTCACCGACCAGGCCGTCCTCATGGAGGAGGCCGGGCGCTGCTGGGCCTCGCTCCGCGTGATCATGAACACCATGACCATCGTGTCGCTCTGGCTCACCCAGTACGGCACCAAGGAGCAGAAGGAGAACTACCTGGCCCGCATCATGGCCGGCCAGGCCAAGGTCTTCCTCGCCCTCACCTCCCCGGACCACGGCTCCGACCTGGCGAGCATGACCGCCCGCGCGGAGAAGGTGCCCGGCGGCTACAAGCTGTACGGCACCAAGACCTTCATTACCTCCGGCAGCATCGCCGACTTCGGCATCGTCTTCGCCAAGACCGACACCTCCAAGGGCCGCGAGGGCATCTCCGCCTTCATCGTCGAGCGCGGCGTCACCCCCTACACGGCGCACGACATGGAGAAGATGTTCATCCGCTCCACCACCACCTCGGAGCTCTCCTTCGACGGTGCCTTCGTCCCCGACTCGGCCCGGGTCGGCGAGGAGGGGCAGGCGATGCGGATCGCCACCCACGGCCTCAACATCGGCCGCCTGGACGTGGCCTGCGGCTCGGCGGGCCTCGCCGGTGCCGCCTTCGAACGCTCGCTGCAGTACGCCAAGGACCGCCACCAGTTCGGCCGGCCGATCGGCTCCTTCCAGCTGGTGCAGGAGATGCTGGTGACCATGGCGTGCCTCACCGAGACCGCCCGGCTGCACAGTTACCAGGCCGCCGCCGTCCTCGACGCGGGCCAGTCCGGCGAGATGGCCTGCTCGATGGCCAAGATGATCTCCACCGAGAACGCCTTCCGGGTCGCCGACCTCGCCCTCCAGGTCCACGGTGGCAGCGGCTACATGGAGGAGCTGCCCATCGAGCGGTACTTCCGCGACGCGCGCGGCTTCACCATCCCCGAGGGCACCTCCCAGATCCAGCAGCTGATCATCGGCCGCGAGCTGACCGGGATCAACGCCATGCGCTGA